From Rhizobium favelukesii, the proteins below share one genomic window:
- a CDS encoding adenylate/guanylate cyclase domain-containing protein produces the protein MEYSDIGIIAAWLTEQGLKGASEAELLTGFCNACRERGLPLDRGMALMDTLHPVHEGRAFRWDSREEIETEFEYGPSSDGAALDSWQRSAFYYLWAGEENEVRRRIGFGDPTDFVMLDTMLEQGHTDFVAMVHRFAKAGTIGEMDCFFSHFATRHPEGFSDQDLIILRKLVPVLALAIKCIALARIARTIAEVYLGDDAARQVLEGKITRGKSERISAALWFSDLLNYTKISDSAPPEEILPMLNAYSDVVISAIHEAGGDVLKLIGDGVLAIFKGDEPADACCASLRAERLLRQKLKALNDERALEGRPTTEVYIGLHIGDVFYGNIGSRERLDFTVIGPAVNEVSRIASMCRSVDLNVLMSSEFAATIPEGERGALACIGRYALRGVKRAQELYTLDTARIEI, from the coding sequence ATGGAATACAGCGATATAGGGATAATTGCGGCCTGGCTGACGGAGCAGGGGCTGAAAGGCGCCTCCGAGGCAGAGCTGCTGACCGGCTTCTGCAACGCGTGCCGCGAGCGCGGTCTTCCGCTCGATCGCGGCATGGCGCTGATGGATACGCTGCATCCCGTCCACGAGGGTCGGGCGTTTCGCTGGGATAGCCGGGAGGAGATCGAGACCGAATTCGAGTATGGACCCTCGAGCGATGGAGCTGCGCTCGACAGCTGGCAGCGCTCCGCCTTCTACTATCTTTGGGCCGGAGAAGAGAACGAGGTCAGACGGCGCATCGGCTTTGGCGATCCGACCGATTTCGTCATGCTCGACACAATGCTCGAGCAGGGCCATACCGATTTTGTCGCGATGGTCCACCGGTTCGCCAAGGCAGGCACGATCGGCGAGATGGATTGCTTCTTCTCTCACTTCGCGACGCGCCATCCCGAAGGGTTCTCGGATCAGGATCTCATTATCCTGCGAAAGCTGGTGCCGGTACTGGCACTTGCGATCAAGTGCATTGCGCTGGCGCGTATCGCGAGGACGATTGCAGAGGTTTATCTTGGCGATGATGCCGCGCGGCAGGTACTGGAAGGCAAAATCACGCGTGGGAAGTCGGAGCGGATCTCGGCGGCTCTCTGGTTCTCGGATCTCCTGAATTACACCAAGATATCCGACAGCGCGCCGCCGGAAGAAATCCTGCCGATGCTGAATGCCTACAGCGATGTCGTCATTTCGGCGATCCACGAGGCCGGCGGCGACGTGTTGAAGTTGATCGGCGACGGGGTCCTGGCAATCTTCAAGGGGGACGAACCGGCAGATGCCTGCTGCGCGTCGTTGCGGGCCGAGCGATTGCTGCGGCAGAAGCTGAAGGCGTTGAACGACGAACGCGCTCTCGAGGGGCGCCCAACGACGGAGGTCTATATCGGCCTGCACATCGGCGATGTCTTCTACGGCAATATCGGCAGCCGCGAGCGGCTGGACTTTACCGTCATCGGGCCTGCTGTGAACGAGGTTAGCCGGATCGCCTCGATGTGCCGATCGGTCGATCTCAACGTACTGATGTCGTCGGAGTTTGCGGCGACGATCCCGGAAGGCGAGCGCGGCGCGCTGGCCTGCATCGGTCGTTATGCACTCCGCGGTGTCAAGCGCGCGCAAGAGCTCTACACGCTCGACACGGCGCGCATCGAGATCTGA
- a CDS encoding LacI family DNA-binding transcriptional regulator — translation MAHRFLVKDIAFQAGLSTATVDRVLNDRSGVRHQTISRVQAAIAELEKQQIGAEVSGRKLAIDVVMETPERFSTAVRDAFEAEVATFLPTVFRCRFHFAEVMKQAELVQLIDRIRLRGTNGIVLKAPDVPEVVAAVARATEAGLPVVTLVTDLPNSSRSAYAGADNRAAGETAAYLIGAHFGGAPGRVLVTLSSARFRGEEEREIGFRRVLRERYPLIGVTEISEGHGTDAATGTLAVQAIAADPAIDAVYSIGGGNRAVLAAFEAAQRPVRVFVAHDLDADNRALLAARKIGFVLHHDLRTDARSAFRAVMGRSVRGGSAPSALSSVEIVTPYNMPATG, via the coding sequence GTGGCGCATCGGTTTCTCGTCAAGGATATCGCCTTTCAGGCCGGCTTGAGCACGGCGACGGTGGATCGCGTCCTCAACGATAGGAGCGGGGTTCGGCACCAGACGATTTCAAGGGTTCAGGCAGCGATTGCCGAGCTGGAGAAGCAGCAGATCGGCGCAGAGGTGAGCGGACGAAAACTCGCAATCGATGTCGTCATGGAAACGCCGGAACGGTTCAGCACCGCGGTTCGCGACGCCTTCGAAGCGGAGGTTGCGACGTTCCTGCCGACAGTGTTTCGGTGCCGTTTCCATTTCGCCGAGGTCATGAAGCAGGCCGAGCTGGTGCAACTGATTGACCGGATCCGCCTGCGCGGCACGAACGGCATCGTGTTGAAGGCACCTGATGTTCCAGAGGTGGTCGCGGCCGTGGCACGCGCAACCGAAGCGGGGCTTCCCGTGGTTACGCTCGTGACGGACTTGCCCAATTCGTCACGCAGCGCTTACGCAGGTGCGGACAACCGGGCGGCCGGCGAGACGGCGGCCTATCTCATCGGTGCGCATTTCGGCGGAGCGCCGGGGCGCGTCCTCGTGACACTTTCCAGCGCTCGCTTTCGCGGCGAAGAAGAGCGGGAGATCGGCTTTCGCCGCGTGCTGCGTGAACGCTATCCGCTGATCGGCGTGACCGAGATCAGTGAAGGGCACGGTACGGACGCGGCGACGGGAACGCTGGCCGTACAGGCGATTGCGGCCGATCCGGCAATCGACGCGGTCTACTCGATCGGAGGCGGAAACCGGGCGGTGCTTGCTGCCTTCGAAGCCGCGCAACGGCCGGTCCGAGTCTTCGTGGCGCATGACCTTGATGCAGACAATCGCGCGCTGCTTGCCGCCCGCAAGATCGGCTTCGTGCTGCATCACGATCTGCGCACGGACGCCCGTTCGGCCTTCCGCGCCGTGATGGGTCGCTCGGTCAGAGGCGGAAGTGCGCCTTCGGCATTGTCGTCGGTGGAAATTGTCACACCTTACAACATGCCTGCGACGGGCTGA
- a CDS encoding phytanoyl-CoA dioxygenase family protein, with translation MKSDNLQKLRADRVWLTEDACDLGDFRKLAEKTTALADYPTAEAVEKNILIYDSDKVLAAIASPEGRRAVLAEICEAFGEGPGVVVFKHAYRDTSVIDRASAIFDEIIEEQHRTATGGGDHFAKAGANDRIWNSLEKHCLADPENFAEYYANAIVAIASEAWLGPSYQMTAQVNRVNPGGAAQSAHRDYHLGFQSSKVIEQFPAHVHRLSPVLTLQGAVAHCDMPLESGPTLFLPHSQTYEPGYLALKRQEFKDYFETHHVQLPLEKGDVVFFNPALFHAAGTNRSTNIKRVANLLQVSSAFGRAMETVNRERMSARLFPALKTMKGNLSEGEIGNAVAACAEGYSFPTNLDRDPPVGGLAPKTQAQLMHEALQEDWDDARFTSVLAQQSERRRS, from the coding sequence ATGAAATCCGACAACCTACAAAAACTGCGCGCCGATCGCGTCTGGCTGACCGAAGACGCCTGCGATCTCGGCGATTTCCGCAAGCTTGCCGAGAAGACAACGGCGCTCGCCGACTATCCGACGGCAGAGGCCGTGGAAAAGAACATTCTGATTTACGACAGTGACAAGGTCTTAGCAGCGATCGCCAGCCCCGAAGGCCGCAGAGCGGTCCTCGCCGAGATATGCGAAGCCTTCGGTGAGGGCCCCGGCGTCGTCGTCTTCAAGCACGCCTACAGGGATACCAGCGTCATCGACCGGGCCAGCGCAATATTCGACGAGATCATCGAGGAGCAGCATCGCACCGCCACTGGAGGCGGCGATCACTTTGCCAAGGCGGGCGCCAATGACCGCATCTGGAACTCGCTGGAAAAGCACTGCCTCGCCGATCCCGAAAACTTCGCCGAATACTATGCAAACGCCATCGTCGCGATCGCGAGCGAAGCCTGGCTCGGCCCGAGCTATCAGATGACCGCACAGGTCAACCGGGTTAATCCGGGCGGCGCGGCACAGTCCGCTCATCGCGACTACCATCTGGGCTTCCAGTCTTCCAAGGTGATCGAGCAGTTCCCGGCGCATGTGCACAGGCTCTCGCCAGTGCTGACACTGCAGGGCGCGGTCGCCCACTGCGACATGCCGCTTGAAAGTGGCCCCACGCTCTTCCTGCCGCATAGCCAGACCTACGAGCCGGGTTACCTCGCCCTCAAGCGCCAGGAATTCAAGGACTATTTCGAAACGCATCATGTCCAGTTGCCGCTCGAAAAGGGCGACGTGGTATTCTTCAATCCGGCCCTCTTCCACGCAGCCGGTACCAACCGCTCGACCAACATCAAGCGCGTCGCCAATCTGCTGCAGGTCTCCTCCGCATTTGGCCGCGCCATGGAGACGGTCAACCGCGAGCGCATGAGCGCCAGGCTATTCCCGGCATTGAAGACGATGAAGGGCAATCTGTCTGAAGGCGAGATCGGTAACGCCGTCGCCGCCTGCGCAGAGGGCTATTCCTTCCCGACCAACCTCGACCGCGACCCACCTGTCGGTGGCCTTGCCCCGAAGACGCAGGCGCAGTTGATGCATGAGGCGCTGCAGGAAGATTGGGACGATGCGCGGTTCACATCGGTACTCGCGCAACAAAGCGAGCGGCGGCGAAGCTGA
- a CDS encoding SDR family oxidoreductase translates to MTTDHSRLDGKIAIVTGGTQGLGATIARLFAERGVKGLVICGRNEQKGKAKADEIAAATGIKVVYVQADLGQVDDARNVVHVCDQTFGRVDALVNAAAITDRGTILDTSPDLFDAMFAVNVRAPFFLMQETVKVMRREKIEGTIVNIGSMSAKAGQPFIAAYCASKGALETLTKNTAYALLRNRIRVNGLNIGWMASEGEDRIQREFHGAPADWLEKAAAGQPFGRLVDPEEVARACAYLSSAESGLMTGSMICFDQSIWGAYDGSPHPDTAL, encoded by the coding sequence ATGACAACAGACCATAGCCGCCTCGACGGCAAGATCGCAATCGTGACCGGCGGTACCCAGGGGCTCGGGGCAACAATCGCCCGCCTCTTTGCCGAGCGCGGCGTCAAGGGCCTCGTCATTTGTGGCCGCAACGAGCAGAAGGGCAAGGCGAAGGCCGACGAGATCGCTGCCGCCACCGGCATCAAGGTCGTCTATGTCCAAGCGGATCTCGGGCAGGTCGATGATGCCAGAAACGTCGTTCATGTCTGCGACCAGACCTTCGGCCGCGTCGATGCGCTCGTGAATGCGGCCGCCATCACCGACCGCGGAACCATCCTGGATACCAGTCCAGACCTCTTTGACGCCATGTTCGCCGTCAACGTCCGCGCCCCTTTCTTCCTGATGCAGGAAACGGTGAAGGTGATGCGTCGTGAGAAGATCGAAGGCACGATCGTCAATATTGGCTCCATGTCGGCCAAGGCAGGGCAACCCTTCATTGCCGCCTATTGCGCCTCGAAGGGTGCCTTGGAAACTTTGACGAAGAACACGGCATACGCACTGCTGCGCAATCGCATCCGTGTCAACGGCCTCAACATCGGCTGGATGGCGTCCGAGGGGGAGGATCGCATTCAGCGCGAATTTCATGGCGCACCTGCCGACTGGCTGGAAAAGGCGGCTGCCGGCCAGCCTTTCGGCCGCCTCGTGGATCCCGAGGAAGTAGCCCGCGCATGCGCCTATCTCTCCTCGGCGGAATCCGGCCTCATGACCGGATCCATGATCTGCTTCGACCAGTCGATCTGGGGGGCCTATGACGGCTCGCCGCACCCGGACACAGCCCTTTGA